The Kluyvera intermedia genome includes the window CTAAATCACGTCAGCGCTGGCTGTTTTACGCGTATGACAGGATACGGAGGACGGTTGTGGCGCACGTCTTCGGTGAACGCACTCTGGCCACACTGGAGCGTCTTCTGAGCCTGCTGTCGGCCTTTGAGGTCGTGGTATGGATGACGGATGGCTGGCCGCTGTATGAATCCCGCCTGAAGGGAAAGCTGCACGTAATCAGCAAGCGTTACACTCAGCGAATTGAGCGGCATAACCTGAATCTGAGACAACATCTGGCAAGGCTGGGACGGAAGTCACTGTCGTTCTCAAAATCGGTGGAGCTGCATGACAAGGTCATCGGGCATTATCTGGGGTCGTCTCAGAAAACGGAAAATAAAGCACGCTAAGCCGGTGGCAGCGGTCGCAATGGCCTAAACTTCCCCGCACCGACCTTGGCGCTGCTGCGCCATAGGTAATCGCCGGTCAGGTTGATGTGCTCCCACCCCAGCGGCGACAGATATTGCAACAATGTGTCGTCCAGCGCCGTGCCGTTGCCACGCAAAGCACTGGTGGCACGCTCCAGATATACGGGGTTTGAGGTCCAATGATGTAAAAAACCACGATAAGAAGATAACCTGCTGTTTTTATTTAAAAAAAGCAGAAACCTTTCTGTTGTTAATGTTTTTTAATTTTTCCCCTTGAAAAATAAAGGATTGCCCCACTATCATGGTCGAATAAATAACTAATTTGTGCGGATTTAGGAGGCCGCTTGGAAAAGGGAAAAGATCCTACGCCAAGGCTTTTTTAGCAGAAAGGTGTCAGTAACTACCTGAATTAACCCTGCTACGCCGTTTTTGCGTAAGAAACCGAACGTTTTCATACCGTTGGCCTTCAAACCACTATGGAAAAAATAAAAGGGTGATGTGATTGAGTAAAAAAAAATTAAGTTTGTTGTGCTTTGTGGTTATGGGTTTCGGGAAAAAAACTGATTTCCGGTCAGGTAAGCTCTTAAACCTAGATGCCACGTACAATGAGATAATAAAACCAGCGGCAGAAGAACTAGGCATCAAGTGTGTCAGGGCTGACGAAATAATGCAGTCTGGGATTATTGATGTGGAAATGTATAAATTGCTACTTTCTGCTGATATTGTTGTTGCAGATATATCAACAAGTAACGCAAATGCTATATATGAACTAGGCGTAAGGCACGCACTAAAAAAAGGAACGACCATCATAATGTCTGAAAAGTCGGCAGTGCTACACTTCGACTTAAATCACATTGCAACCTTACAGTATGAACATCTTGGTGATGATATCGGTTGTTCCGAAGCGAGAAGAATAAAAGGGCAGCTGAAATCATTAATGGAGTCGGCATTAAATGAAACACGTATAGATAGCCCAGTCTATACTTACCTGCCAGATTTAAACACTCCGACACTAACGGCACAAGAAATAAAAGAAATCGTAAAGGATTCAGATGAAGCAGAAAAGGAATGGGGATATATTTTTAATAGCGCAGAAGAAAAGTTGAAGTTTGGGGATTTTTCAAATGCAAAGGAACTCTATCAAAAAGCGCTAGAAATAAGACCTAGAGATGAATACTTAATTCAAAGACTAACACTCTGTACATACAAGGAAAAAATAGAATCAAAAAGCAGAGTGATGAGTTGTATGGATGCAATGGTTATTTTATCAGACTTATCTCCTGAAACCAGTAACGACCCAGAAACAACAGGAATGGCGGGTGCCATAAATAAATACATATGGATGGACACTAAAGATATCACGTTCCTAAACAAAGCAATTTCATTCTATAACCGTGGATATACAATAAAAAAAGATTACTATAACGGTGAAAATTTAGCGCTTTGCTACTTTGAGAAGTCTAAACAGCTAAAGAATACAGAAACTGCAAATGATAAAGACATCGTATTTAATGAGATTCTTGCAGAAAAAACGTTCAAGTCCGTACTTGAAATCACTGAGGGGATCATAGAGTCAACTAACTTCAATGAACGAAGTGATGTAAAATGGGTTTACGCAACAGCAGCAAAGTCAGCATCATATCTAGAGTTAAAAGAAAAAGAGGATTTATACAGTAGTAAGTTTAAATCACTCTGCGACAACTCATGGGATTTTAATACATTTGAAGAAAACAAAATAAAGAAGGATTGATGAAGTGAGTAAAACATACAGCATTTTTATTAGCCATTGTTGGGATTACAATGATTCGTTGATAAATCTAAAGAATTTATTAAACAAGGAAGATGGGCTTGTGGCATCTTATGAAGAAGTAACTGTAGATGCGCCTATAAACTCAGAAGATGAAAAATACATCAAGCGAGTACTGAAGGCGAGAATATCCGCATCAGATGTGTTTATTGTTGTAGCAGGAATGTACACAGCACATAGTGATTGGATGAAATGGGAAATTGAAACAGCAGTTGCTAATAACATACCAGTTATTGGGATTAAACCGCATGGTTCACAACGAACGCCTCAAGTTGTCACAGACAATGCGAAAATTATTGTTGGATGGTATACACCATCAATTATATCAGCCATCAAAGACTGCTAATTAACATAAGGCAAGGGCTTATACCTCTTGCTTTACTTCTGCTTATATTTATAATTTCCCATGGTTTATCTTCTGCCAAGCTACCAACTCGCCTCTTCTTTCCGAGGTTTGAGGTCCAATGATGAAAAAAATACGACAATAAGATAACTTATTGTTTTTACAGCATTAAGTAGAGAAACCTTTTTGTTGTTATTGTTTTCTTTAACTTTTACCCTTGAAAACCAAAGGATTGCCCCCACTATCATGGTCGAATAAATAACTAATTTGTGGGGATTTATGGCAAGAGACCTAAATATTTTTATTAGTCATTCGTGGGGGAGTCACGACGAATTACTAAGATTGCGTAACCTACTAAATTCAAGACCCTATTTTAGGGCCGAGTTTTCAGAAGTTAGCAAAGATGTCCCAATTAATTCAATTAATGCTGATTACATCAAAAGAGTTCTTGGCGAAAAAATTCGTAACAGCAATGTGCTACTTGCCATTGCAGGAATCTATGCAAGTCATAGTACCTGGATGGAGTGGGAAATGGACACAGCTATTAGAAATGGAATTCCTGTTATTGGCGTTATTCCCCACGGAGCTTCGAGAGTTTCTCAGATTGTAGCTAATAGATCTGTCGAACAGGTTAGATGGAGTACAGAAAGCATTGTTGATGCCATTCGTCGACACGCTAGATAATTTTAAAGGGAGCTTTAACGCTCCCTTTATCATATTCAATTTATGCAACTCGTCTTGCTTGCCATTGTGTATGTTCACGTGAGAAAGCGGTTTCAGCATCTCGAATGAAATCTAAAAAATCTTTTTCACCAGAAATATAATACGATTGTTCTTTTACCAGCCCAAT containing:
- a CDS encoding IS1-like element IS1X2 family transposase (programmed frameshift); this translates as MASVSISCPSCSATDGVVRNGKSTAGHQRYLCSHCRKTWQLQFTYTASQPGTHQKIIDMAMNGVGCRASARIMGVGLNTVLRHFKKLRPQSVTSRIQPGSDVIVCAEMDEQWGYVGAKSRQRWLFYAYDRIRRTVVAHVFGERTLATLERLLSLLSAFEVVVWMTDGWPLYESRLKGKLHVISKRYTQRIERHNLNLRQHLARLGRKSLSFSKSVELHDKVIGHYLGSSQKTENKAR
- a CDS encoding TRAFs-binding domain-containing protein, translating into MGFGKKTDFRSGKLLNLDATYNEIIKPAAEELGIKCVRADEIMQSGIIDVEMYKLLLSADIVVADISTSNANAIYELGVRHALKKGTTIIMSEKSAVLHFDLNHIATLQYEHLGDDIGCSEARRIKGQLKSLMESALNETRIDSPVYTYLPDLNTPTLTAQEIKEIVKDSDEAEKEWGYIFNSAEEKLKFGDFSNAKELYQKALEIRPRDEYLIQRLTLCTYKEKIESKSRVMSCMDAMVILSDLSPETSNDPETTGMAGAINKYIWMDTKDITFLNKAISFYNRGYTIKKDYYNGENLALCYFEKSKQLKNTETANDKDIVFNEILAEKTFKSVLEITEGIIESTNFNERSDVKWVYATAAKSASYLELKEKEDLYSSKFKSLCDNSWDFNTFEENKIKKD
- a CDS encoding TIR domain-containing protein encodes the protein MSKTYSIFISHCWDYNDSLINLKNLLNKEDGLVASYEEVTVDAPINSEDEKYIKRVLKARISASDVFIVVAGMYTAHSDWMKWEIETAVANNIPVIGIKPHGSQRTPQVVTDNAKIIVGWYTPSIISAIKDC
- a CDS encoding TIR domain-containing protein; translated protein: MARDLNIFISHSWGSHDELLRLRNLLNSRPYFRAEFSEVSKDVPINSINADYIKRVLGEKIRNSNVLLAIAGIYASHSTWMEWEMDTAIRNGIPVIGVIPHGASRVSQIVANRSVEQVRWSTESIVDAIRRHAR